The Catenulispora sp. MAP5-51 DNA segment CGGCATGGACAACCTGGCCGGCCGCTGGATGCCGCCGTCGTTCGCCGACGCGGTCGCGGCCAAGGCCGAGCGGATCCGCCCCGACCTCCCGCTGTGGGCCGAGGACCTGGACGACCTGGCGGCGATGCTGCGGGACCGGGCCCTGATGCTCGCCGAGCTGGACTCGGTCTGACGACGCCGGACCCTGTCTAACGATCTGGACTGTGTCCGAACCCTTCCCCCAAGGTGGACCCTTGAGTGGGTGCCACCTTGCCGAAAACCGAAAGTTGCCTTCGCCATGACTGCCACTGAAGCCACTGTCCTTCGCCAGCACGCCGAGCACGCCTTCGCCGGGGAACTGGAAGCCCTGCGCAAAGCCGACGCCGACTCCGGCCGTCCCAAGCCGCCGCGCTGGAAGCTCTCGCCATGGGCGGTCGCGACCTATCTGCTGGGCGGCACGCTGCAGGACGGCACCGTCATCACGGCGAAGTACATCGGCCCGCGGCGCATCGTCGAGATCGCCATCGCCACCCTGGCCACCGACCGCGCGCTGCTGCTGGTCGGCGTCCCGGGCACCGCGAAGACCTGGGTCTCCGAGCACCTGGCCGCGGCCATCTCCGGCGACTCCACGCTGCTGGTGCAGGGCACGGCCGGCACGCCGGAGGAGGCGATGCGCTACGGCTGGAACTACGCGCAGCTGCTGGCCCACGGCCCCTCGCGCGACGCGCTGGTCCCCAGCCCCCTGATGCGCGCCATGTCCACCGGCGCGATCGCCCGCATCGAGGAGCTCACCCGCATACCGGCCGACGTGCAGGACACGCTGATCACGATCCTGTCGGAGAAGACGCTGCCGATCCCGGAGCTAGGCCAGGAGACGCAGGCGGAGAAGGGCTTCAGCGTCATCGCCACCGCGAACGACCGCGACAAGGGCGTCAACGACCTGTCCTCGGCGCTGCGCCGCCGGTTCAACACCGTGGTCCTGCCGCTGCCGGCCACCGCCGAGGAGGAGATCGAGATCGTCTCCCAGCGGGTGAAGTCCCTCGGCAAGGCGCTGGAGCTGCCCGAGGTCCCGGCCGCGCACGAGGAGATCCGCCGCGTGGTCACGGTCTTCCGCGAGCTGCGCGCCGGCCTGACCGAGGACGGCAAGACCAAGCTGAAGACCCCCTCGGGCACCCTGTCCCCGGCCGAGGCGATCTCGGTGGTGGCCGGCGGCATCGCGCTGGCCGCGCACTTCGGCGACGGCACGCTGCGCCCGGCCGACGTGGCCGCCGGCATCCTCGGCGCGGTGGTGAAGGACTCCTCCACCGACAAGCTGGTGTGGCAGGAGTACCTGGAGACCGTCGCCCGTGGGCGCGAGGGCTGGACCGACTTCTACCGCAGCTGCCGCGAGGTCAGCGCCTGATGACCGTCACCCTGCTGGGGATCCGCCACCACGGACCCGGCTCGGCGCGGGCGGTCGCGG contains these protein-coding regions:
- a CDS encoding AAA family ATPase, producing the protein MTATEATVLRQHAEHAFAGELEALRKADADSGRPKPPRWKLSPWAVATYLLGGTLQDGTVITAKYIGPRRIVEIAIATLATDRALLLVGVPGTAKTWVSEHLAAAISGDSTLLVQGTAGTPEEAMRYGWNYAQLLAHGPSRDALVPSPLMRAMSTGAIARIEELTRIPADVQDTLITILSEKTLPIPELGQETQAEKGFSVIATANDRDKGVNDLSSALRRRFNTVVLPLPATAEEEIEIVSQRVKSLGKALELPEVPAAHEEIRRVVTVFRELRAGLTEDGKTKLKTPSGTLSPAEAISVVAGGIALAAHFGDGTLRPADVAAGILGAVVKDSSTDKLVWQEYLETVARGREGWTDFYRSCREVSA